The genomic DNA GAAAGAAATAGAGAGAAAGTTTTCGGAATGCATTTCATTTGCTCAGAAAAGCATTGATATTTTTAAGGAAGTTTTTAACAGCGATAGATGGAGTGAATTGCTCGGGTTGGATGAATTACATACATACTATATGGGAGTTGTTGATTCAAGCAATAGGGTCAATTATTATGATGGAGATATAAGAATTGTTTCTCCTTCTGGAAAAGAATTTGCAAAGTTTAAAGCGAAAGAATTAATTGAAAATATTGAAGAGCATATTGAAAAATGGAACTATGTAAAATATCCATATCTTAAAAAAGTTGGATGGCAAGGATTTTTTGATGGAGAAAGAAGTGGAATATATCGTGTTGGCCCTCTTGCACGCTTAAATTGCGCAGATGGAATGAACACTCCTTTAGCGGATAAGGAATTTAGAGAATTCAGAAAAAATGGAATTGTTCATAAAACATTTGCATACTATCACGCCCGCCTTATAGAAATGCTAAATGCAGCTGAAAGAGTTTATTATCTATGCAAGGAGAAAGAAATAACAAGCGATGATATAAGGAGTATGCCAACAAAAACTGGCGAAGGGATAGGAATAGTTGAAGCGGCAAGAGGAGTGCTAATTCATCACTATGATGTGGATGAAAAAGGGCTTATAAAGAAAGTAAATTTAATTGTTGCAACAACAAATAATAATGCAGCAATAAATATGAGTGTTGCAAATGCTGCAAAAAAGATTATAAAAAATGGAGAAGTAAATGATATTCTGCTAAATAAAATAGAATCTTCTTTCCGATGCTAT from Thermoplasmatales archaeon includes the following:
- a CDS encoding Ni/Fe hydrogenase subunit alpha, whose product is MKVSIDPITRLEGHGKIDIFLDENGNVSSARVQTPELRGFEKFCVGRKAEDMPIITARICGVCPEAHHIASAKALDMAFGAEPPKAAHLIREMLYNAYIFYDHCLHLYYLGGIDVLLGDVEKKDRNVIGLIKKFGMEIGAEIIKHRRYAMETIKMIGGREIHPVCAIPGGVSKSINEEERKEIERKFSECISFAQKSIDIFKEVFNSDRWSELLGLDELHTYYMGVVDSSNRVNYYDGDIRIVSPSGKEFAKFKAKELIENIEEHIEKWNYVKYPYLKKVGWQGFFDGERSGIYRVGPLARLNCADGMNTPLADKEFREFRKNGIVHKTFAYYHARLIEMLNAAERVYYLCKEKEITSDDIRSMPTKTGEGIGIVEAARGVLIHHYDVDEKGLIKKVNLIVATTNNNAAINMSVANAAKKIIKNGEVNDILLNKIESSFRCYDPCMACASHAIGKMEMVANIYWNGKLYKRMIRNE